In Antechinus flavipes isolate AdamAnt ecotype Samford, QLD, Australia chromosome 6, AdamAnt_v2, whole genome shotgun sequence, the sequence CATTGCCAACACTGAGTTGGCCTGTCCTGATTAGTTATGTAACTGACTTGcattgctttgtaaataaattggTATATCCAAAAGCTTTTACCTTGGTTTCTCAATAGTTTTATCAGTTCACTAAACACagtgtcttttttcttttgtgaaccAACTTTGACCTCCCTGGCAtccttttgtcttatttttattcgTATAATTACAGTCAATTTAGAAGATTAAAAATTTTCTCCAGTCATATAATTGttatcatttctttaaattcttcataattGAATCATTGTAAGAATTTTTAATGTTTGCATAAACAACCTGATATTTTATGTACTTTGcaattatttgaaatggaatttattttctattttaaacttTTGGATATTTCATTACATAAAGATGTAGAGTTCTTAAGGGTTTACTGTGTAGCCTCATTGATGATTCTATTAGTTTTACCTGTTGTTATGTATTCTGGTTTCCCAGGATTTCCATGCCATTCAAAAATaaggatagttttatttcttcctttactatctttatgttttaatttctctCATCATAATGCAATTAATAACATTTCTGACAATATTGTcatcttcacttttttcttaaacttcttggaaaagatactcaTCTGTGTTGTTGCATACGATTTTAGCTATATAAAGGCGTATCATTATGATATAAAAAGTTGGCCCTTACATTTTACTTTCCATGGCATTCTCatgataattatttctttttttctgaaaattttctgaaatttattctGAGATAAATTTTTGAATAATATGTAAGATACAGTCTCTGTGAGAGTAATTATCCCTGGAGTaatgcatacacatacaaaagATTTTAACACTGATGAGTAGAAACATGAAGGAAACAGTTTTGAAATTCCCACTTAATGAATGGTGGAAACTAGGAAACCATTGTCAAATGTCCACAATTTTGTTTCTGCTTAAAAAATcaatatctttaaagaaaatatacGATAAATATTTCATCAGTATAAGCAGAACATTGTGCCATAACAACCCAGAAGATTCAGTTATAACCTTGCATTAAAAGGACATTACAAAGTCTTGATCATCTAATTTATTAGTTCTTGGCTTTCAACGATGAAAAATGTGACAGAAGAAATGGATTCAATGTCTCAGAGAACTTTCAGATCTCATTGTGTGTGGTGTAATATTGGAAGTCATTAATATTAGATTTAGTAATCATATAATAGAGAATCAATATCTTCACCATGCTGTTTTATTCATATGTGAAGCTCCATCTGAAGATAAGgaaatatgttgttttttttttatttagcttctagaatttttatctttctgaCTTAAAATAAGTACTACAAAATGAGGCTGTTTGATGTGGAATAACTAAAACTGCATTATTAGAAAAACTCTTATCTATATAAGATAGAGTGAAATGCTTTTTGTTGTGGTTCTCACAGATGCAGAGCAGTGCCTGCTGTGCCCTGAAGATCAGTACCCTAATAGGGAAAGAGATCGCTGCCTCCCCAGGATTGTGACCTTCCTGGCCTATGAGGAACCTCTGGGAATGATTCTGGCCTGTGCAGCCATCTGCTTCTCCCTCCTCACTGTGCTGGTCCTGGGGGTCTTTGTGAAGCACAGAGACACCCCCATAGTCAAAGCCAATAACCGCAGTCTCAGCTACACTCTGCTGGTCTCCCTCAGCCTCTGCTTCCTCTGCTCCTTGCTCTTCATCGGCCATCCTACCACAGCCACCTGCCTGCTACGACAAACCACATTCGCAGTTGTCTTCACAGTGGCCGTTTCCTCTATTTTGGCTAAAACCATCACTGTGGTTCTGGCCTTCAGGGCCACCAGACCGGGGAGCAGGCTCCGGAGCTGGCTGGGATCCACAGCATCTTACTCTCTCATTTTCACCTGCACCCTCATCCAAATGTGTCTCTGTGGCATCTGGCTTGGGACATACCCCCCCTTCCTGGAGATGGACATCCACTCTGAGCCTGGCTCCATTATCATCCAGTGCAACGAGGGCTCCCTCCTCATCTTCTACTGTGTCCTGGGCTACATGGCCTTGCTGGCCTTGGCGAGCTTCACCGTGGCTTTCCTGGCCAGGAACCTGCCAGATACTTTCAACGAAGCCAAGTTCCTGACCTTCAGCATGCTTGTGTTCTGCAGTGTCTGGATCTCCTTCCTGCCCTCGTACCAGAGCTCCAAGGGCAAGGCCATCGTGGCCTTGGAAGTCTTTGCCATCTTGACCTCCAGTGCCGGGATTCTCACTTGCATCTTTGCTCCCAAGTGCTATGTGATCCTTCTGAGGTCAGACAGAAATACCCTGGAGATCCTGAAAAGGAAAGGTACTTCCTGAGAAGCCAGGATGTCCCAGGTTCTTCCTCACCACTCACAGTGATGTAGCTCCTTAGCTGCTGTagtcttaaaaaaatgttttaaatgtatctCACTTCTCCACCTTTTATTTTCTGTTAACACAATCTCTTTCATTGTCAATTGAATCTAATGACATTTTGAAAGCAGTCATATCACATGATTTCTGAGAAGTAAACCTAATCAATTGCTTTGTTGAAATATTTTACAGATAGCAGACACTATTAGTAATGATGTTAAATTATACTGCAATAATCAATGAATTTACAGATATAGCTACAGCTTTAATCTTTGACAATCCATCCAATCCTCTACTTTATTGTTTACTTCTTACAAAATTGGAACtttaatatttccccaatttGTGAATCTGTTTTATCTATTATTACATTTATCAAATGTTATTGGATGAATGAATATATCCATGAGAGATGTCCTGGAGTATGTATAAGACTCAGTGATGGTTTGTCACCAATGAATATGAACAAGAAGTTACTatgattttccttcctttatatcaATTGTGTAACTGTAAAGTCATGGTCTGTTGTAGAATTTGTCAAAGCCTTACTGTTCTCTGCTAATATTGTGGGGAGTGATACAATGTAAACATCAGTAGCTGATTTTCGTAAGACATGATAAAAATGAGAATGTAGGCACATTACAGAActtattctctattttctctttcggAAAcctatttcctttataatatttttgaggtgatattatttatttatccaatCTCCCATTACTCCTTCTGGGCAGCATTCtactgtcttttatttttgagacAAGTAATTCTGGGCTCAGAATAATTGTGAAGAAAATAGATTATTGAAATTCATAGCCACCCTCTAAAAAATAAACTGGATgtactaccttttttttttttttgatttgcacTAATTTGTCTATTAAAAGCAAGAGgacaaaaattacattttttttgttttttctattttcctaatcTTCACTGATTTCCACGTTTGAATAAAATTATCTGAGGCATAGATAGTAAAAATCAAGAGATATCATCATTCCCTGATGggatataagatatataatattttaggGGGCTAAcatagaaacaaaatgggaatatTGAGCGGACTATCTCGTGTACACAGTATGGAAAGTCTGGTCATCCTTCATTCTAACCCCTATTGATTAATTTTACTCACATTTTTTATCCCAGcatctactgatttttttttttaacttggctgccgtagtcttttttttttttttttaccagatatTTCCACAATACTGATTAAATTTTCAATAACCCCTATTGACCTGAGAGGAGATAAAGCACCTGGATGATAGCATGAGTTAAGAGTGATTTTCCAAAGGCAGCTTACTTTCAGAACAAATAAAAGTCAGAAAAGTAAAAGGTTCAGAtaca encodes:
- the LOC127539880 gene encoding vomeronasal type-2 receptor 26-like encodes the protein MLFVVVLTDAEQCLLCPEDQYPNRERDRCLPRIVTFLAYEEPLGMILACAAICFSLLTVLVLGVFVKHRDTPIVKANNRSLSYTLLVSLSLCFLCSLLFIGHPTTATCLLRQTTFAVVFTVAVSSILAKTITVVLAFRATRPGSRLRSWLGSTASYSLIFTCTLIQMCLCGIWLGTYPPFLEMDIHSEPGSIIIQCNEGSLLIFYCVLGYMALLALASFTVAFLARNLPDTFNEAKFLTFSMLVFCSVWISFLPSYQSSKGKAIVALEVFAILTSSAGILTCIFAPKCYVILLRSDRNTLEILKRKGTS